A region from the Bradyrhizobium erythrophlei genome encodes:
- the hpxZ gene encoding oxalurate catabolism protein HpxZ, with protein MQVDLPDVLAEVTAQFERYEKALVANDVAVLDELFHDDARTLRYGIGENLYGYGAITAFRAARSPVGLMRRTAKTVITTYGRDTAVASTLFYRDTAPGKVGRQMQTWVRFGQRWKIVAAHVSIIDEARDQKT; from the coding sequence ATGCAGGTCGATCTCCCCGATGTGCTGGCCGAGGTGACCGCGCAGTTCGAGCGCTACGAGAAGGCGCTGGTCGCAAACGACGTCGCCGTGCTCGACGAATTGTTCCACGACGATGCCCGCACGCTGCGCTACGGCATCGGCGAAAATCTCTACGGCTATGGCGCGATCACGGCGTTTCGCGCGGCGCGCTCGCCGGTCGGGCTGATGCGCCGGACCGCAAAGACCGTGATCACGACCTATGGCCGCGACACCGCGGTGGCCTCGACGCTGTTCTATCGCGATACCGCGCCCGGCAAGGTCGGGCGCCAGATGCAGACCTGGGTGCGGTTTGGACAGCGGTGGAAAATCGTCGCCGCCCATGTCAGCATCATCGATGAAGCACGGGATCAGAAGACATGA
- a CDS encoding ABC transporter substrate-binding protein has protein sequence MKRRDFLKSVTGVAAGAMVPAPAIWSAAKADARSETLLIVSEGGPNNLDIHGIGTNVPGYEVSWNCYDRLISHEMKSGPGGVPYYDRDKFKPELAEDMNVGDMSVTFKLKKNAKFHDGTQVTAKDVKWSLDRAVSVGGFPTFQMSAGSLTKPEQFVVVDDNTVRVDFAKKDRLTIPDLAVIVPCVVNSELVKKNASEKDPWGLEYTKQQTAGSGAYKVTKWTAGTEVIMERNDEWVGGPVPKIKRVIWRMVPQAGNRRALLERGDADISYELPNKDFQELKASGKLNIVSLPFSNGIQYIGMNVTKPPFDNPKVRQAVAYAIPYQKIMDVVLFGLANPMFGAPAGKATEVAWPQPTKYFTDIDKAKALLAEAGYPNGFETTLSFDLNFAGINEPLCILVQESLGQIGIKTTINKVPGANWRTELNKKEMPLYTNVFSGWLDYPEYFFYWCYHGNNSVFNTMSYKSPEMDKLIDGARTAAATGDTASYDSDVKGFVDLAFTDIPRIPLYQPFVNVAMQKNVSGYQYWFHRRLDYRALVKG, from the coding sequence ATGAAGCGTCGCGATTTCCTGAAATCCGTCACCGGCGTCGCGGCCGGCGCCATGGTGCCGGCGCCGGCGATCTGGTCCGCCGCCAAGGCCGATGCGCGCTCAGAGACGCTCCTGATCGTCTCGGAAGGGGGTCCCAACAATCTCGACATTCACGGCATCGGCACCAACGTGCCGGGCTATGAGGTGTCGTGGAATTGCTACGACCGCTTGATCAGCCACGAGATGAAAAGCGGTCCGGGCGGCGTGCCGTATTACGACCGCGACAAGTTCAAGCCCGAACTCGCCGAGGACATGAATGTCGGCGACATGTCGGTGACCTTCAAGCTGAAGAAGAACGCCAAATTTCACGACGGCACGCAGGTCACGGCCAAGGATGTCAAATGGTCGCTGGACCGCGCCGTCAGCGTCGGCGGCTTCCCAACCTTCCAGATGAGCGCGGGCTCGCTGACCAAGCCGGAGCAATTCGTCGTCGTCGACGACAACACCGTGCGGGTCGATTTTGCCAAGAAAGACCGCCTGACGATTCCCGATCTCGCCGTGATCGTGCCCTGCGTGGTCAATTCCGAACTGGTGAAGAAGAACGCCAGCGAGAAGGACCCCTGGGGCCTCGAATACACCAAGCAGCAGACCGCGGGTTCGGGCGCCTACAAGGTGACAAAATGGACCGCCGGCACCGAAGTGATCATGGAGCGCAACGACGAGTGGGTCGGCGGTCCCGTGCCGAAGATCAAGCGCGTGATCTGGCGCATGGTGCCGCAGGCCGGCAACCGTCGCGCGCTGCTTGAGCGCGGCGACGCCGATATCTCCTACGAACTGCCGAACAAGGATTTTCAGGAGCTGAAGGCGTCCGGCAAGCTCAATATCGTGTCGCTGCCGTTCTCGAACGGCATCCAGTACATCGGCATGAACGTCACCAAGCCGCCATTCGACAATCCGAAGGTGCGGCAGGCGGTCGCCTACGCTATCCCCTATCAGAAGATCATGGACGTCGTGCTGTTCGGCCTCGCCAATCCGATGTTCGGCGCGCCCGCGGGCAAGGCCACCGAAGTAGCCTGGCCGCAGCCCACCAAATATTTCACCGATATCGACAAGGCCAAGGCGCTGCTGGCCGAGGCCGGCTATCCCAACGGTTTCGAGACCACGCTGTCGTTCGACCTGAATTTTGCCGGCATCAACGAGCCGCTCTGCATCCTCGTGCAGGAAAGCCTGGGCCAGATCGGCATCAAGACCACCATCAACAAGGTGCCCGGCGCCAACTGGCGCACCGAGTTGAACAAGAAGGAGATGCCGCTCTACACCAACGTGTTCTCGGGTTGGCTCGATTACCCCGAATACTTCTTTTACTGGTGCTATCACGGCAACAATTCCGTTTTCAACACCATGAGCTACAAGTCGCCGGAGATGGACAAGCTGATCGACGGCGCGCGCACCGCCGCGGCCACCGGCGACACCGCGAGCTACGACAGCGACGTGAAGGGCTTTGTCGATCTGGCCTTCACCGATATTCCGCGCATTCCGCTGTATCAGCCCTTCGTCAACGTCGCGATGCAGAAGAACGTCTCCGGCTATCAATACTGGTTCCACCGCCGGCTCGATTATCGGGCGCTGGTGAAGGGGTGA
- a CDS encoding ABC transporter permease — MLTMIGKRLMFAIPSLIGVVIVTFLLTRALPGDPAAYFAGPAANKEAIEQIRKKLGFDKPLIEQFFRYTVDLAHGDFGNSLTTGQPVATEIRNRLPASAELTLLGLVVSIVIAIPLGILAATKPGSWIDHLCRVTTTAGVSLPVFFTGLVLVYVFYFQLGWSPAPLGRLDVFYSAPPTVTGFYLIDALIARDFETFRSALSQLILPALTLAIFSLAPIARMTRASMLAVLASDFVRTARASGLSPTTVIVTYAFRNAMLPVITTLSMVFSFLLGANVLVEKVFAWPGIGSYAVEALISSDFAPVQGFVLTMAVMYVLLNLIIDILYGVIDPRVRLEG; from the coding sequence ATGCTGACCATGATCGGCAAGCGGCTGATGTTCGCGATCCCCTCCTTGATCGGGGTGGTGATCGTCACCTTCCTGTTGACGCGCGCGCTGCCGGGCGATCCCGCGGCCTATTTCGCCGGTCCCGCGGCCAACAAGGAGGCGATCGAGCAGATCCGAAAGAAGCTCGGATTCGACAAGCCGCTGATCGAGCAATTCTTCCGCTACACCGTCGATCTCGCGCATGGCGATTTCGGCAATTCGCTCACCACCGGCCAGCCGGTCGCGACCGAAATCCGCAATCGACTGCCGGCCTCCGCCGAGTTGACGCTGCTCGGGCTCGTCGTTTCGATCGTGATCGCCATTCCGCTCGGCATTCTCGCCGCGACGAAGCCCGGCTCCTGGATCGATCATCTCTGCCGGGTGACCACCACGGCCGGCGTCTCGCTGCCGGTGTTCTTCACCGGGCTCGTGCTGGTCTATGTCTTCTATTTCCAGCTCGGATGGTCGCCGGCGCCCTTGGGGCGGCTCGACGTGTTCTACAGCGCGCCGCCGACGGTGACCGGCTTCTACCTGATCGATGCGCTGATCGCGCGCGACTTTGAAACCTTTCGCTCCGCGCTTAGCCAGCTGATCCTGCCGGCGCTGACCCTGGCGATCTTTTCGCTGGCGCCGATCGCGCGCATGACGCGCGCGTCGATGCTGGCGGTGCTGGCGTCGGATTTCGTGCGCACCGCGCGCGCCAGCGGCCTGTCGCCGACCACGGTGATCGTCACCTACGCCTTCCGCAACGCGATGCTGCCGGTCATCACCACGCTCAGCATGGTGTTCTCGTTCCTGCTGGGGGCCAATGTGCTGGTGGAAAAAGTGTTCGCCTGGCCCGGCATCGGCTCCTATGCGGTGGAAGCCCTGATCTCGTCGGATTTCGCGCCGGTGCAGGGCTTCGTGCTGACCATGGCGGTCATGTATGTGCTGCTCAATCTGATCATCGACATTCTCTATGGCGTGATCGACCCACGGGTCAGGCTTGAAGGGTGA
- a CDS encoding ABC transporter permease produces the protein MSSVAPAVEPAGPARTSGLAAIFEHTRYVLGENRVTAFAFGLLVVIVFAALFGPYVVPHDPLASDTAAALKPPSAAHWFGTDQLGRDIFSRVIVATRLDTFIAVASVVLVFLMGGLAGIAAGYFGGWTDRIVGRIADTIMAFPLFVLAMGIVAALGNTVQNIIIATAIVNFPLYARVARAEANVRRDAGFVQAARLSGNGEFRILLVHILPNIMPIMIVQMSLTMGYAILNAAGLSFIGLGVRPPTAEWGIMVAEGASFMVSGEWWIALFPGLALMVAVFCFNLLGDGLRDIVDPQRRT, from the coding sequence ATGAGCAGCGTTGCGCCAGCCGTCGAACCCGCAGGTCCCGCGCGCACCTCGGGTCTTGCCGCGATCTTCGAGCATACCCGCTACGTGCTCGGCGAAAACCGCGTCACCGCGTTTGCGTTCGGCCTTCTGGTCGTGATCGTCTTTGCGGCATTGTTCGGTCCCTATGTCGTGCCCCACGATCCGCTGGCGTCCGATACCGCGGCGGCGTTGAAGCCGCCGTCGGCGGCGCACTGGTTCGGCACCGATCAGTTGGGGCGCGACATCTTCAGCCGTGTCATCGTGGCCACCAGGCTCGACACCTTCATCGCCGTGGCGTCGGTGGTGCTGGTGTTCCTGATGGGCGGTCTCGCCGGCATCGCCGCCGGCTATTTCGGCGGCTGGACCGACCGCATCGTCGGCCGCATCGCCGATACCATCATGGCGTTCCCGCTGTTCGTGCTGGCGATGGGCATCGTGGCCGCGCTCGGCAACACCGTGCAGAACATCATCATCGCGACCGCGATCGTGAATTTCCCGCTTTATGCGCGGGTTGCACGCGCCGAAGCCAATGTGCGGCGCGACGCCGGTTTTGTGCAGGCGGCGCGGTTGTCGGGCAATGGCGAATTCCGGATTCTGTTGGTGCATATCCTGCCCAACATCATGCCGATCATGATCGTGCAGATGTCGCTGACCATGGGCTACGCCATCCTCAACGCCGCGGGCCTGTCCTTCATCGGGCTCGGGGTGCGGCCGCCGACCGCCGAATGGGGCATCATGGTGGCGGAAGGCGCGAGCTTCATGGTGTCGGGCGAATGGTGGATCGCGCTGTTCCCGGGCCTCGCTTTGATGGTCGCGGTGTTCTGCTTCAACCTGCTCGGCGACGGCCTGCGCGACATCGTCGATCCGCAGCGGAGAACGTAA
- a CDS encoding GntR family transcriptional regulator, with translation MSLDDLPTGTPARPAAEAETVVRRVDRASPYPDKITRAEELRLQLADEIVRGTLPPGSALDETEIAKRFNVSRTPVREALRQLVASGLVDARAHRGAVVARPSIERLTGMFEAMAELEAMCAGLAAERMSPTDRQRLEAVHEELRVLSYAGNPDRFHEVNERFHNTIYAGSQNTYIAEITLATRVRVQPFRRAQFRNLGRLAKSHAEHDRVVVAILRGDKTGAAAAMRAHIELVRDEYEIYAVSV, from the coding sequence ATGAGCCTGGACGATCTTCCGACCGGGACTCCCGCGCGTCCGGCCGCCGAGGCCGAGACCGTGGTTCGCCGCGTTGACCGCGCTTCGCCCTATCCGGACAAGATCACGCGCGCCGAGGAGCTTCGCCTGCAACTGGCGGACGAGATCGTGCGCGGCACGCTGCCGCCGGGATCAGCGCTCGACGAAACCGAAATCGCAAAACGCTTCAACGTGTCGCGCACGCCGGTGCGCGAGGCGCTGCGCCAGCTCGTGGCCTCGGGCCTGGTCGATGCGCGGGCGCATCGGGGTGCTGTGGTGGCGCGGCCCTCGATCGAACGGCTGACCGGGATGTTCGAGGCGATGGCGGAACTGGAGGCGATGTGCGCGGGGCTAGCCGCGGAACGAATGTCGCCGACCGATCGCCAGCGGCTGGAGGCCGTTCACGAGGAATTGCGGGTGCTGAGCTATGCCGGCAATCCGGACCGGTTTCACGAAGTCAACGAGCGCTTTCACAACACGATCTATGCCGGTTCGCAAAACACCTATATCGCCGAAATCACGCTGGCGACGCGAGTGCGGGTGCAGCCGTTCCGCCGCGCCCAGTTCCGCAATCTGGGCCGGCTGGCGAAATCGCATGCCGAACACGATCGCGTCGTGGTCGCAATCCTGCGCGGCGACAAGACTGGTGCTGCGGCGGCGATGCGGGCCCATATCGAACTGGTGCGCGACGAATACGAGATCTACGCGGTATCGGTGTAA
- a CDS encoding aminoglycoside phosphotransferase family protein, with translation MHSLPGLRNIEAFRAWRADPSRCLPAALDIARSHGLPHGDAQLFPTGTNLVVALDEFLVLKIFPPLLRHQFVSERLTLSLLRGRLSVPIPEIVIEGERDQWPYLVITRLQGVVGAEAWPILPEDQKERVLAHIGETIAQVQHAPVGELSGIEPRWPEFISGQVEGCRARHERLGLPRKFLDGLDHILRDAASLIPMNAPPVILTGEYIPENFLLSQQGGDWQLAGLIDFGDVMTGWKEYDLLGPSAFMAAGLPRRVDSLFRGFGYSNADVDSTMKRRLMALMLLHRASDPVRHICIEGWQQRAADLFELQELLWPI, from the coding sequence ATGCATTCACTGCCGGGCTTAAGAAATATCGAGGCCTTCCGTGCGTGGCGGGCCGATCCGTCGCGATGCTTGCCGGCGGCGCTCGACATCGCGCGCAGCCACGGACTGCCGCACGGCGATGCGCAGCTGTTTCCGACCGGCACCAATCTCGTCGTTGCGCTCGACGAGTTTTTGGTTCTGAAGATCTTTCCGCCGCTGTTGCGCCATCAGTTCGTGTCGGAGCGTCTGACGCTGTCGCTGCTGCGCGGGCGGCTGTCCGTGCCTATCCCGGAAATCGTGATCGAGGGCGAGCGCGACCAATGGCCGTATCTCGTCATCACGCGGTTGCAGGGCGTGGTGGGAGCAGAGGCCTGGCCGATCCTCCCCGAAGATCAGAAGGAGCGCGTCCTCGCGCACATTGGCGAGACGATTGCGCAAGTGCAGCATGCGCCGGTCGGCGAGCTGTCCGGTATCGAGCCGCGCTGGCCTGAGTTCATATCAGGGCAAGTCGAGGGATGCCGCGCCCGGCATGAACGTCTCGGGCTGCCGCGCAAATTTCTGGACGGGCTGGACCACATCCTTCGCGATGCGGCGTCGCTCATTCCAATGAACGCGCCGCCGGTGATCCTGACCGGCGAATACATCCCAGAGAATTTTCTGCTGAGCCAGCAAGGCGGCGACTGGCAGTTGGCCGGGCTCATCGACTTTGGCGACGTCATGACAGGGTGGAAAGAGTACGACCTGCTGGGTCCCAGCGCCTTCATGGCGGCCGGCCTGCCGCGCCGTGTCGACAGTCTCTTTCGCGGGTTCGGATATTCGAACGCCGATGTCGATTCCACGATGAAGCGCCGGCTGATGGCGCTGATGCTGCTGCATCGTGCCAGCGATCCCGTGAGGCACATCTGCATCGAGGGCTGGCAGCAAAGAGCCGCCGACCTGTTCGAACTGCAGGAATTGCTCTGGCCGATTTGA
- a CDS encoding DUF4089 domain-containing protein produces the protein MAADPLDEYIDAVSKALAMPVEDAWKPAVKANLEVSLRLARLVDEFALSDETEPASVFAA, from the coding sequence ATGGCCGCTGATCCGCTTGATGAGTATATCGACGCCGTATCCAAGGCGCTGGCGATGCCGGTTGAGGATGCCTGGAAGCCGGCGGTGAAGGCTAATCTGGAAGTGTCGCTGCGGCTGGCCCGGCTGGTCGATGAATTTGCGCTGTCCGATGAAACCGAGCCAGCCAGTGTCTTTGCAGCGTGA
- a CDS encoding dipeptide ABC transporter ATP-binding protein, translating into MTAQPLLDVNDLTVEFATRRGIVKAVQHVNISVAKGETLGIVGESGSGKSVTSYAVMRILDRAGKIAEGSVMFSGIDVKTASEDQMRDLRGREISMIFQNPRAALNPIRKVGDQIEDVLRQHVQQATVTDRGEKAIEALEQVKIARPRERYHAYPFELSGGMCQRVVIALALACNPQLLIADEPTTGLDVTTQKAVMDLIVELTRSRGMATILITHDLGLAAAYCDRVVVMEKGKVVETALSADIFANPQHAYTKKLMRATPRLGVSLRDLLPEEEAAALPSLTSPRAPTVMAGLDPAIHPSSKDFSPEEMDPRVRPGGDESAKPLLRVEKLVKEYPRQGATATFAKLFSRKPPVEPEQFRAVDGISFSVGHGESVGLVGESGCGKSTTSMMVMRLLDQTSGRIVFDGDEIGAILPNAFARLPLRKSIQMVFQDPTDSLNPRFTAARAIVDPIMQLGDIRGRDALRARCEELAGLVGLPINLLDRFPHQLSGGQKARVGIARAIALHPKLVILDEPTAALDVSVQAVVLNLLQDLKQSMGMSYLFVSHDLNVVRLLCDRVIVMRSGRIVEQGPSERVLGDPQDAYTKELLTAIPHPPLPVH; encoded by the coding sequence ATGACCGCGCAGCCGCTGCTCGACGTCAACGATCTTACGGTGGAGTTCGCCACAAGGCGCGGCATCGTCAAAGCGGTGCAGCACGTCAATATTTCCGTGGCCAAGGGCGAAACGCTCGGCATCGTCGGCGAGTCCGGCTCCGGCAAGTCCGTCACCTCCTATGCAGTGATGCGGATTCTCGACCGCGCCGGAAAAATCGCCGAGGGCTCGGTGATGTTCTCCGGCATCGACGTCAAGACCGCCAGCGAAGACCAGATGCGCGACCTGCGCGGCCGCGAAATCTCGATGATCTTCCAGAATCCGCGCGCGGCGCTCAATCCGATCCGCAAAGTGGGCGACCAGATCGAGGACGTGCTGCGCCAGCACGTGCAGCAGGCGACAGTGACCGACCGCGGCGAGAAGGCGATCGAGGCGCTCGAGCAGGTCAAGATTGCCCGTCCCCGCGAACGCTATCACGCCTATCCGTTCGAACTGTCCGGCGGCATGTGCCAGCGCGTAGTGATCGCGCTGGCGCTGGCCTGCAATCCACAGCTTCTGATCGCGGACGAGCCGACCACCGGCCTCGACGTCACCACGCAGAAGGCGGTGATGGACCTGATCGTCGAGCTGACCAGGAGCCGCGGTATGGCGACGATCCTGATCACCCACGATCTCGGTCTCGCCGCGGCCTATTGCGACCGCGTGGTGGTGATGGAAAAGGGCAAGGTGGTGGAAACCGCGCTGTCGGCCGACATCTTCGCCAATCCCCAGCACGCCTACACCAAGAAGCTGATGCGCGCGACGCCGCGGCTCGGCGTCTCCCTGCGCGATCTGTTGCCGGAGGAGGAGGCGGCCGCGCTTCCTTCTCTAACCTCGCCCCGCGCACCAACCGTCATGGCCGGGCTTGACCCGGCCATCCATCCTTCTTCAAAAGACTTTTCTCCAGAAGAGATGGACCCCCGGGTCAGGCCCGGGGGTGACGAAAGTGCAAAACCGCTTCTCCGCGTCGAGAAACTCGTAAAGGAATATCCTCGGCAGGGCGCCACGGCGACGTTCGCAAAACTGTTCTCGCGCAAGCCGCCGGTCGAGCCCGAACAGTTCCGCGCGGTCGACGGCATCAGCTTTTCCGTCGGCCATGGCGAGAGCGTCGGGCTGGTCGGCGAATCCGGCTGCGGCAAGTCCACCACCTCGATGATGGTGATGCGGCTCTTGGACCAGACCTCGGGCCGCATCGTGTTCGACGGCGACGAGATCGGCGCCATCCTGCCCAACGCGTTTGCGCGGCTGCCGCTGCGCAAGAGCATCCAGATGGTGTTCCAGGACCCGACCGACAGTCTCAATCCGCGCTTTACGGCGGCGCGCGCCATCGTCGACCCGATCATGCAACTCGGCGACATCAGGGGCCGCGACGCGCTGCGTGCCCGCTGCGAGGAACTGGCGGGTCTGGTCGGCCTGCCCATCAACCTGCTCGACCGGTTCCCGCATCAATTGTCGGGCGGACAGAAGGCCCGCGTCGGCATCGCGCGCGCCATCGCGCTGCATCCGAAGCTGGTGATTCTGGACGAGCCGACCGCGGCGCTCGACGTCTCGGTGCAGGCGGTGGTATTGAATTTGCTTCAGGATTTGAAGCAGTCCATGGGCATGAGCTATTTATTCGTGTCGCATGATTTGAATGTGGTGCGCCTGTTATGCGATCGTGTCATTGTGATGCGATCGGGGCGAATCGTGGAACAGGGTCCGTCGGAACGCGTATTGGGCGATCCGCAGGATGCCTATACAAAGGAGCTGCTGACGGCGATCCCGCATCCGCCGTTGCCGGTTCACTGA
- a CDS encoding AtzE family amidohydrolase: MTADRDGLSAAEIASAVAGQRLSALGVTEAALARIAKYDPILNSFTDVTADRARAKARSVDAAIAAGKNAGPLAGVPFAVKNLFDVQGLPTRAGSKINRDLKPSPRDATLIERMEAAGAVMVGALNMGEYAYDFTGENVHDGPSRNPHDVTRMTGGSSGGSGGAVGAALVPLALGSDTNGSIRVPSSFCGIFGLKPTYGRLSRARSFPFVFSFDHLGPFARNVSDLALAYDAMQGPDAEDAACTTRPAEPVVPLLAQDIGALRIAIAGGYFQKNVFPEAVEAVARVARALGATRTVEIREAARARAAAYVITTSEGASLHLDRLRRRPNDFDPAVRDRLIAGAMIPAPLIDRAQKFRRWYRAQMMELFKSVDVIIAPATPCVAPKLGQATFVLDGVELPVRANIGIHTQPISFIGLPVVAVPVPLEPMPIGVQIIAAPWREDIALRVAYALERAGVVSAPPPRGI, encoded by the coding sequence ATGACCGCGGATCGTGACGGGCTGTCGGCCGCGGAAATCGCATCCGCCGTAGCGGGACAGAGGCTCTCGGCGCTCGGCGTGACCGAGGCGGCGCTGGCGCGGATCGCCAAGTATGATCCCATCCTGAATTCCTTCACCGATGTGACCGCGGACCGCGCGCGCGCCAAGGCCCGCAGCGTCGATGCGGCGATCGCCGCCGGGAAGAACGCCGGCCCGCTCGCCGGCGTGCCGTTCGCGGTGAAGAACCTGTTTGACGTGCAGGGGCTGCCGACCCGCGCTGGATCGAAGATCAACCGTGACTTAAAACCGTCGCCGCGCGACGCCACGCTGATCGAACGCATGGAGGCGGCCGGCGCGGTCATGGTCGGCGCGCTCAACATGGGCGAATACGCCTACGACTTCACCGGCGAGAATGTGCACGACGGTCCGTCGCGCAATCCGCATGACGTGACGCGAATGACCGGCGGCTCCTCGGGCGGTTCCGGCGGCGCGGTCGGGGCTGCGCTGGTGCCGCTGGCGCTGGGGTCGGACACCAACGGCTCGATCCGGGTGCCGTCGTCGTTCTGCGGCATTTTCGGGTTGAAGCCGACCTATGGAAGGCTGTCGCGCGCCCGCTCGTTTCCCTTTGTCTTCAGCTTCGATCATCTCGGCCCGTTCGCGCGCAACGTCAGTGATCTCGCGCTGGCCTACGACGCGATGCAGGGGCCCGATGCGGAAGACGCCGCGTGCACGACGCGCCCTGCCGAGCCGGTGGTGCCGCTGCTGGCGCAGGATATCGGGGCGTTGCGGATCGCGATTGCCGGCGGCTATTTCCAGAAGAACGTTTTCCCGGAAGCCGTCGAGGCCGTCGCGCGGGTCGCCAGGGCGCTCGGCGCCACCCGCACCGTTGAAATTCGCGAGGCCGCGCGCGCGCGCGCCGCGGCCTATGTCATCACGACAAGCGAAGGCGCCTCGCTGCATCTCGACCGGCTGCGCCGGCGGCCGAACGATTTCGATCCGGCGGTGCGCGACCGCCTGATCGCGGGGGCCATGATCCCGGCGCCACTGATCGACCGCGCGCAGAAATTCCGCCGCTGGTACCGCGCCCAGATGATGGAATTGTTCAAATCCGTCGACGTCATCATCGCGCCGGCGACGCCCTGCGTCGCGCCGAAACTCGGACAGGCGACCTTCGTGCTCGACGGCGTCGAGCTTCCGGTGCGCGCCAATATAGGCATTCACACCCAGCCGATTTCCTTCATCGGATTGCCTGTTGTCGCGGTGCCTGTCCCGCTCGAGCCGATGCCGATCGGCGTGCAGATCATCGCCGCGCCCTGGCGTGAGGACATCGCATTGCGCGTCGCTTACGCGCTGGAGCGCGCCGGCGTGGTGTCCGCGCCGCCGCCAAGGGGAATTTAG